One genomic segment of Cytophagales bacterium includes these proteins:
- a CDS encoding addiction module toxin, HicA family, translating to MKRGNFIRELVKKECYLKRHGTKHDLYVNAINGKKSYVPRHPEIKETLCRIIRKQLGIK from the coding sequence ATGAAGCGTGGTAATTTTATTCGTGAATTGGTTAAAAAAGAATGTTATCTGAAAAGACATGGTACAAAGCATGATCTATATGTTAACGCAATAAATGGCAAAAAATCTTATGTGCCTCGTCATCCGGAAATTAAAGAAACTCTTTGTAGAATAATTAGAAAGCAATTGGGCATTAAGTAA
- a CDS encoding type II toxin-antitoxin system HicB family antitoxin, which produces MTTQFTLEYWMDDNWYVGKLKEIPGIFSQGETLEELEDNIRDVYQMILEDEDEVESLHSEVKKKQIELEV; this is translated from the coding sequence ATGACAACACAATTTACACTTGAATACTGGATGGATGATAATTGGTATGTAGGAAAGCTCAAAGAGATACCAGGCATATTTAGCCAGGGTGAAACTTTAGAGGAATTGGAAGATAATATTCGGGATGTCTATCAAATGATACTTGAAGATGAAGATGAAGTGGAATCTTTACATTCTGAAGTTAAAAAAAAGCAGATTGAATTAGAAGTATGA